AGTGTCTTTACAATCTGCACATTGAGTTTTTCATTGATCAGTATACAGTCTTCCATGGTGATGGCTTCGTCTGTATCAACGCGTTCAAAAGGTACCTGCAGGTGTTGTAAGGTATTATACACCAGTTCCTGTAGGGGTGTTTTGAATTCGGCCGGTGGCGCGGTCTGTATTTCGCTGATATAGAACATTGATGACTTTTTTAATAAAGATAACCGATATTTTAGTGCATTTGCAGGTATCGGGGAAGCCTGTTGGAAGCAAAGATATTGCAAGGAACAAAGATAGCTATCTGTCTTCCGCGGAAGGGCATCGGTGGCTACCGAAGGCGGCGCAACAGCTGCAAAATCTTAACCTGTACAACCAGTCGCCGGGTCACACCTGCAAATCCAATAGTTTCTACCAGGATGTAGAAACATTTCATTGTATAGTTTGATTAGGCTGATCCATTTTAACAATATCCTCGGCTAACTGAAACATCACTTTACAACTATCATAGTTAAATGGATACACCCCATAGATCAGGCATTTATGATCTTTTACCTCTACATTCAGGTCCTGAACACTCATCATCTTATTAAAAAACTCAATACCGATCGTTTGTTCTATCGTACCTGCGTCAGCAGCTTCAAGTATGTATTTGTGATTAAATGCTGGTACTGCCTTTACCTTGACAGAATTGGGGAGGTATAAATTGAGGAATTTATCATTTTCAGTATTGGCGGTGATCTTAAACTCAGGCAGTAAGTGGGTTAGTTCAATGCATACGCCTGCATACCTGGATTTATCCTTTTTGGCCACGTTCCGATATTTTACAAAACTTACTTGTTGTAAAGAATTAGTGAGTTTCCAGGCGTAAGTAATTTTGAAATTATCACCGTTGCGGAAAGAGGAGAAATGCCCCAGATTGATTTCCCTCGTAGACTCTTTCGTCATTGGGTAATCTTTCTTTAATTCGGCGAGTATTTCTTTTTCCAGCTTTGCTTCTTCAGCCATGTTGAGTTTTTAGTTGTTTAACCAGGTCAAATGCTTAGGTAAATGGAACTTTCTAATCTTTCGATCTATATAGATGCTGAAGAATTGAAATATGGTTTCCAGATAATGTTGTGGTCTGCACCTGCATTTTCATAGTATAGATTCAGTTACAAATATAATAACTCTTACAGATTAGTGCAATTGAGGAGGTGTTTTTATTGGTAGTCAATGGTTTATGTTAATAAAGGGCCACTTTTTAAGGATTGAGCGCTGATATTTACTGCTAATAATTCAGTATTATTTAATTGGCTGGGGAGTGTATTTTTATAGGAACCCAAACCTGTAAAGCCTCATTTATGAAGTTCAAACTTTACTTTTTGCTTATTTTATTGACCTGTATTGTTACTGATGAATGCGGCTCAGGGCATCTTATTCTTAATACTAAACCTTAGTTTCTTAATACCAACCCGATACAATTACTCCTGGAAACCTTACCAGGATCAATTCTATTGCTAGTATTGGCAAGGTTACCAAGCGTAATTGTATCGTTTATAAAATGCTGGATAAAAAGCTTCCCCTTAAATTTTTGCTCCGCTAAATAATCCACCATATTTTGCAGATCCTCTTCATTCAGTAATGAAGTATGTACAGTTGTCCTCACCTCAAAAGGTACCACCCCATTCAGTAACAATCTTAACGTCGCTTCAAAATTCTCATATAATGAAGACTGGGTAATTGCCTCATATTTATAAACAGGTGCTTTGTAATCCAGCGCAACATAATCGATCAATCCATTTTTCATCAAATCAGCCATTAAAGAAGGATTAGACCCATTCGTATCCACCTTCACCAAAACTCCCTCTTTTTTCAGCTGTGCACAAAATGCCACCAGCTCCTTATGCAAGGTACATTCCCCACCACTCAATACCACCCCATCCAATAACCCCTTCCGCTTACGTAAAAAACGCAACGCATCGGCATAACTAAGCTTCCCTTTCCCCTCCACTATCCCCGGGTTATAACAATACAAACATCTCATATTACAGCCTGCAAACCAAAGTATGCAGGCTGTCTTATCCGGATAATCCAGTAATGTAAAGGGCGTAATACTATGTATTGGCTTACTCACAATGGGTCATTTCCGTAAAATGCACTCTTTGTTTATGTTCCCCTTTTTTACCGATATTGAAACTCTCTACCGGTCTGTGATAGCCCATCACACGTGTATATACCAAACATTTCCGGCTTTCATCCTCACATATCGGACAATGCTCATGCTCACCTGACAGGTACCCATGTTCAGGACAAATACTGAACACCGGTGTCACCGTGATATAAGGCAGCCTAAACTGTGAGAGTACTTTTTTTACGAGATTACGACATGCTTCAGGCGTACTGATTTTCTCTCTCATGTACAAATGCAGCACAGTGCCTCCTGTATATTTACATTGTAGTTCATCCTGCAGCAGGAGTGCTTCAAATGGATCGTCGGTATAATCCACCGGAATCTGTGAACTGTTGGTATAATAGATATTATTATCCATCCCCGCCTGTATAATTTCAGGGAAGCGTTTTTTATCTTCTTTCGCAAACCGGTACGTAGTACCCTCTGCAGGCGTGGCTTCCAGGTTGTATAGGTTGCCGGTCTCCGTTTGGTACTGCGTCATTTTTTTACGGATGTGTTCCAGTATAGCAGCTGCCATGTCACGACCTGTTTCAGAAATAATATCATCCTGATCATTCGTGAAGTTCCTGATCATTTCATTGATCCCATTCACCCCAATGGTAGAAAAGTGATTCCGGAAATGTGTGAGGTAGCGTTTGGTATAAGGAAATAATCCCCTGTCGAACATATCCTGTATAAAGACTCTTTTCTTTTCCAGCGTTGATTTAGCAAGGTCCAGTAAGAAATCTAATCGCTTGTACATCGCCTGCTGATCTCCTTTGTACAGGTATCCCAGGCGGGCCATATTGATGGTCACTACACCAATGCTTCCTGTCATTTCAGCACTACCAAATAGCCCATTACCGCGTTTTAATAATTCACGCAGATCCAGCTGTAAGCGGCAGCACATACTTCTCACTGCGTTGGGTTTATAAGCATTCGGATTTTCTACCCGATTGCCATTGTCATCAAAGATGTATTGACTACCGATAAAATTCTGGAAGTAAGAAGACCCGATTCGTGCTGTGTTTTCAAACAACAAATCTGTATTCTCCCCATACCAGTCAAAGTCTTCCGTAATATTCACCGTAGGGATCGGGAAGGTAAACGGTTGCCCACTGGCATCGCCTTCTGTCATCACGGAATAATACGCTTTGTTGATCAGGTTCATCTCAGGCTGGAAATGAATGTAGGTCAGTTCGCTGAGTTGATCTACACCCCTGTCTTTTGCCTTTTGAAGGATAGCCGGATCAGTGATGCCATCAAAGAGATGTATATCTTTTTTGGTCGGGAACTGTAACTTCAGATCTTCCGGCACCGTCCAGTCGATAGTAATATTTGTAAACGGGGATTGTCCCCAGCGGGCAGGTACATTCAGGTTGTATACAAAGCTCCTCACTGCTTTCAGGATATCTTCATAGCGAAGATTATCTTTAAAAACATACGGAGCCAGGTAGGTGTCGAAAGAGCTGAACGCCTGTGCGCCGGCCCATTCACTTTGGAGAATACCGAGGAAGTTCGCCATCTGTCCCAGTGCTTCGCGAAAGTGATTCGGAGGGCGGCTTTCCACGCGTCCTCTTACGCCATTGAAACCATCGTTCAATAATGAACGCAAGCTCCATCCGGCACAGTATCCTGTAAGGCAGTCGATATCATGAATGTGAATATCACCATTGCGATGTGCATAACCTTCTTCCTTAGCATATACTTTATCCAGCCAGTAGTTGGCAATGATCTTGCCCGCTACATTGTTTACCAGTCCTGCGTTGGAATAAGAAGTATTCGCATTGGCATTGATGCGCCAGTCAGTCTGGGAGATGTATTCTTCAATTGTTTGCGTGCTATCCACCAGCGTTGTAGATGGCGTGAGCCCATGTACATGTTCCCGTTGCAATTTACGGGTGTGCCTGTATAGCATAAAAGCCCGCATTACCTCAAAATGGCTGTGTGCAAACAATTCTTTTTCGATGATATCCTGGATCTCTTCTACTGACCACACTTCTTTGTGCAGCAGTTGAGCGGTAACTTGTTGGTAGATTGTTTCATCAGGTTTTTTATTCACACCGATGAATCCCTTTTCTATGGCGTCCTTTATCTTAAAGGGTTTAAAAGGTTCAAACTCACCGTTTCTTTTGATAACGTAATTCATGGCTTATAATGGGTTATTTCGGGGTGTAAAATACCTGATCGGGGGAAGAAGCTCTTTAAAACTTGTCAACAGAGGTGCGAAAATAAATGGCATTCAGCCGCCATTTTTGAGGGGAAATCGGATGAAATAACAGCCTGAGAATTAAGACTGGCAAGGTTCAATTATTAAACCATGATGGTGGTCAGGTTTTTCTAAGTGGTTGTAATTGAGCGGGATAAGTATTGTCTTTGATTGTGTTGTTATTAACGTCTGAATTTATTTAAATTCAGACGTTAATAAATTTATCTCTTTGGAGCGCGAACCTCAAAATATTCCTACGCGTGTAACTGATCCTTTTTCGGTGAAGGGTATTTCCAAACCATCATAGCATATTTGAGGCAACCGCTCTTTCATTATTCTACTTCCATTTTTACACTCGTCTTCGCATTACAATCCATATCCATCTTCATTCCATTTATCTCCATATCAATCTTATACTTCGTATCTGCATCAGACTTATCCATCATCTTCTTGTCTATATCAAAGATCATCACACCTGTTCCACTACCAGTACCTGTGATCTTGTAAGGCGTATCTGTCATACTCATATCCATTGCAATATCCTGTTTCAGATCGAATATCGCTTTACTCCCCTTAATCTCTTTCAGCGTATACTTAGCATGTACTTTCATCTTCACCTCCATCTGCGCAATAGGCATTACCAGCGGTGTCTCCTGGTCAAAAGAATCACCGATCTTCAATTCATTTTCAGGAAATTTGATCGCCGCCTGTATATTGTTGACGATGGTTTTCAGATTGGCTTTCATCCCTTCATCCAGGTTACCTATAATCGTATCCACCTTTATTTTTCCATCACTTTCGGTTGTACCTTTTATCACTGCACCTGAAAACGGATTGGTATCCTGTGTATTTTCCTGTCCGCCGATATTGGTGGTCACGCTCATTTTATCGTAGGTCATCGTCACAGGGATCTTCTTATCTGCCTGCGTGGCACCGGTTTTGGTGGTCATAAACATACCCTGGTTCATCGTCATGGTCATAGGGCTTTTCATGCCGCTGGCATTTAATTGTTCCATCATCGCTGAGTCTCCGCTCATGTTCATGACCATGTTCATCTGGTTACTCATTTCGGTTTTGTAAACCTTATTCGGCGACAGTGAACCCTTTAGCAAAACTTTTTTCTGAGCATTGGTACATTGCATAAATGCGCTCAGCAGGAGTAACATGTACAATCGATAGTATTTCATTTCTCAATTAGATTTTTAACATTTATAGGGATGTCTATAAAGGTGCATTCTCAAAAATAATAAAAAAGCAGATGTGTCAATAAAAAATAGCCCCCAAAAAGCATCTAGCTTTTTGGGGGCATATTACCTCTTGAAGATATTTATTGCTTAACGATCTTCGTCATACTCACTTCTTTTGTTCCATTCTTCACTCTTATTATATACACACCCGGAGTTAATGAAGAAATATCCAGCTGTGCATTTGCCGCATTCACTTCACGACGCATTACCTGGCGGCCGTTGATATCAAACAGGCTTACTTCTGATTTTCCTTTCACACCAGCAAGGTTAATGTTCACCACACTATTGGCAGGATTTGGATATACCTGCACCTTGTCCTGATCGGTGGTAATGTCAACAGAACGGGTGGCAGTACCTAATGCTACCCGCAGGGTGTAACAGGTAGTCGCACTATTCGCACCATTGTAACCATATACCTGCACATAGTAAGTACCTGCACTGACTGTACGACTGATGCTTTCACTCGTCGTACCGGATGCCTGTGAAACATTCAGCTGTGTACCTGAGCTGTTATACAGTTTCAGGTCATAATCACCAGGCAATGTGCCTAAGGTAATGGTAATTGTACCGCTGGTAGTGATCACGAATTTATAATAATCCACATCTCCACTTGGGCTGATCAGACCAGTAACATCTGTATTAAATGGAATGGTAGCCGCACCTGAAGTCGTACCATTGGTAGAATTATCCAATGTATTCGCACAACCTGAAGCCGTGAGGGTCGTAAATTGTGCTGCAATATATGAACCGCTGCCACTTGCACAATTGGTTCTTACTCTCCAGTCATACAGGGAAGCAGCTGTTAATCCACTTAAGGTAACAGAGGTAGCAGTAGTGGCTGTCGCCGCACTTGTCCAGGTAGAAGACGAATTCAGTTTATAATCTACGCTATAACTTGTTGCACCACTTGCTGCCGTCCAGCTTACAGTAGCTCCGGTAGATGTTACAGAAGAACTTGTCAGTGCAGTAGGCACATTACAGCTATCTGTAGAGATGGTGGTAAACTGCGCAGTAGTGTACACACTGGTATCGCTGGTACAAGTGGTTCTTACCCTGTAGTCATAAGTAGTACCCTGTGTAAGACCTGTCAGGCTTACAGAAGTAGCGGTTGTCGTAGTCGCTGCACTGATCCAGGTACTGGATGAGGAAGCTTTGTAATCTACTTTGTAAGATGCCGCACCGCTCACAGCTGTCCATCCTACGGTAGCGGATGTAGTTGTCACTGAAGAGGAGGTTAACCCTGTTGGTGCAGCGCAACCGGTACCGGCAGTGATGGTGAAGTTGGTATTAGAAATATCAAAGAAGATGTTGCCAACAGCTTCAACCTTTATTCTGGCA
This Chitinophaga sancti DNA region includes the following protein-coding sequences:
- a CDS encoding anaerobic ribonucleoside-triphosphate reductase activating protein; translation: MSKPIHSITPFTLLDYPDKTACILWFAGCNMRCLYCYNPGIVEGKGKLSYADALRFLRKRKGLLDGVVLSGGECTLHKELVAFCAQLKKEGVLVKVDTNGSNPSLMADLMKNGLIDYVALDYKAPVYKYEAITQSSLYENFEATLRLLLNGVVPFEVRTTVHTSLLNEEDLQNMVDYLAEQKFKGKLFIQHFINDTITLGNLANTSNRIDPGKVSRSNCIGLVLRN
- a CDS encoding ribonucleoside triphosphate reductase, encoding MNYVIKRNGEFEPFKPFKIKDAIEKGFIGVNKKPDETIYQQVTAQLLHKEVWSVEEIQDIIEKELFAHSHFEVMRAFMLYRHTRKLQREHVHGLTPSTTLVDSTQTIEEYISQTDWRINANANTSYSNAGLVNNVAGKIIANYWLDKVYAKEEGYAHRNGDIHIHDIDCLTGYCAGWSLRSLLNDGFNGVRGRVESRPPNHFREALGQMANFLGILQSEWAGAQAFSSFDTYLAPYVFKDNLRYEDILKAVRSFVYNLNVPARWGQSPFTNITIDWTVPEDLKLQFPTKKDIHLFDGITDPAILQKAKDRGVDQLSELTYIHFQPEMNLINKAYYSVMTEGDASGQPFTFPIPTVNITEDFDWYGENTDLLFENTARIGSSYFQNFIGSQYIFDDNGNRVENPNAYKPNAVRSMCCRLQLDLRELLKRGNGLFGSAEMTGSIGVVTINMARLGYLYKGDQQAMYKRLDFLLDLAKSTLEKKRVFIQDMFDRGLFPYTKRYLTHFRNHFSTIGVNGINEMIRNFTNDQDDIISETGRDMAAAILEHIRKKMTQYQTETGNLYNLEATPAEGTTYRFAKEDKKRFPEIIQAGMDNNIYYTNSSQIPVDYTDDPFEALLLQDELQCKYTGGTVLHLYMREKISTPEACRNLVKKVLSQFRLPYITVTPVFSICPEHGYLSGEHEHCPICEDESRKCLVYTRVMGYHRPVESFNIGKKGEHKQRVHFTEMTHCE